The sequence ccagttcctctggagggccaacaacagggcagagaggccgaggccttcccctgagaagaacctcagaagagcccttctgggtcagaccagggagggtccatctagtccagcatcctgtctcgcacaggggccagtcagttcctctggagagccaacaacagggcagagaggccgagtccttcccatgagaagaacatcagaagagccctgctgggtcagaccagggagggtccatctagtccagcctcctgtctcacacagtggccacctagTTCCTCttaagggccaacaacagggcagagaggtcgaggccttcccctgagaagaacatcagaagagccctgctgggtcagaccagggagggtccatctagtccagcctcctctctcacacaggggccagtcagttcctctggagggccagcaacagggcagagagaccaaggctttcataagaatgtcagaagagccttgctggatcagaccagcgagggtcatagaatcctagagttggaagggatctccagggtcatctagtccaaccccctgcagaatgcaggaaactcacaaacacctccccctcaatccacagaatcttcattgctgtcagatggccatctagcctctgttgaaaaacctccatggaaggaaaatcatatagagttggaagggacctccagggtcatctagtccaaccccctgcagaatgcaggaaactcagaaattccacccctccccaaattcacagggtcagcattgctgtcagatggccatctggcctctacttaaaaacctccgaggaaggagagcccaccacctcccgagagagcctgttccactgaggaaccgctctaacagtcaggaacaTCTTCCTGATGtggaaccggaaactcttttgatttaatttcaacccactggttctgaccctaccttctggggccacagaaaacaattctgcaccatcctttatatgacagcccttcaagtacttgaagatggtgaagagAGGTCAGCATGTTTGGCCCCGCTAGCCTAGCCTCCAAGTTAGGAtgttttgtcccagtgtgcatcacctgaCACCATCAGTGGACTTCACTTGCTAGATCTTCACTCCCTCGCTCAGTTTGTGGAGCTCCTCttggggggggaaatggctgccccAATATTAGttttgtgggaccccactgcttccttccttccctcccctgtaAGAACTGTCCAtggattcctactctttgcttccagtCATTTAACCAGCTTTTAAGCCATAAGAACTCTTCCTGTTATCTCACAACTGCTAAGTTCACTCAGGAGTCTTAGGGGaggtgcctagtttgaaagtccaggtatataatgtcCACCAGGTCACCCTTGTCGTTCTCTTTCTCAGAGAACTCAAGAAAGGCTGATGAGGCAGGACTGCCCTCTGCAGAAGCCCTGCTGATCTTTTCTGTGGGCCTAACAATTCTCTTTGACTTAGGCAGATCCAGGGGAGGAGGACAGgaaggctgcatcagtgcttagttcttgtgaccccttCCCACAAggacccagggaaatgctgattgacacttgggggtcagtcagaaattcttctccaggccagtttgcccagggatcctggaggcttctgccatcttctgagcatagggcctgcaggggtcactggcggtgtgtgtgtgggaggggggggaggtatttgtgaaatcccgcattgtgctgggggttggactgaTTCTGTGACAGTTTCTACTAACTGGCCTGGGACAAACATTAGGTGGCCCCGTCTATAATTTCTGAGCTCCCCCcgggatttctttttaaaaattagtgtcACATCTGCTACTCTCCAGCCTTCTAGTCCAGGGACTGAATTTAGCGATAGGATTATATATGCAGGTTAATAGGATCAAGTTTCTCACACAGAGTTCCTTGAGAACGCCGGAGTGTCTGCCCTCAGGACCCAGAGACTTCatggtttttaatttccccaatagGTCTAGAGATTCCTCTCTGGTCACCACAATTTTGCTGaggttgagagccagtctggtgtcatggttaaatgcatggactgttatctgggagaactggatttgataccccactcctctacttgtagctgctggaatgaccttgggtcagccagagctctcttatctgggagaaccgggtttgattccccactcctccacttgcacctgctggaatggccttgggtcagccagagctctcttatctgggagaaccaggtttgattccccactcctccacttgcacctgctggaatggccttgggtcagccagagctctcttatctgggagaactgggtttgattccccactcctccacttgcacctgctggaatggccctgggtcagccagagctctcttatctggagaactgggtttgattccccactcctccacttgcacctgctggaatggccttgggtcagccagagctctcttatcagggagaaccgggtttgattccccactcctccccttgcagctgctggaatggccttgggtcagccagagctctcttatctgggagaaccgggttggattccccacttctccacttgcagctgctggaatggccttgggtcagccagagctctcttatctgggagaaccgggttggattccccacttctccacttgcacctgctggaatggccttggttctctcataactctctcagagctgttcctctcaagaacctcacaggctgtttgctggggggagaggaaggaaaggagactggaagctgctctgagagtctttcAGGCAGTgcatggcaggatataaatcccatctcctcctccgGATGTGGTGCTGCCCGGTCAGCAGGAGGGCACAACCGCCTTCTGCTCCCCTCCAGGCGTCTGGGGgcctgccaggggtggggggaggacagtCACTTGCTGGCAGAggaacagcgcccccccccagcatcctcctggtgggaggggaggggaggggagtggtgGGCCctccaccagcagcagctgcttctCAAGGGTTCTGCTCTGAGTGCCTCTAAGGcacctctcctctctctcctctcgGGGCAGACTTTGTGGTGGACCAGAGCCAGGCGGTGAAGTTTGCCCTGGACGTGGCACGGGGCATGGCCTTCCTGCACACCCTGGAGCCGCTCATCCCTCGCCACCACCTGAACAGCCGCAGCATCatggtgagtgggggggggggctttgggcaCCGGAGGGGGCCTCCGGGGAGCTCAGACGCAGCAGCAGCCTGTCTTCTCCGCCAGATTGATGAGGACATGACTGCACGAATCAGCATGGCGGACGTCAAGTTCTCCTTCCAGTGCCCAGGCAGGATGTATGCCCCTGCGTGGGTGGCGCCGGAGGgtgagtggcggggggggggtctcagCTCGGCCCTCTTTTCTGGGCAGCCTGGCTCAGGCAGGTGGAGGGGCAGGAATgaacagggtgggtgggagggagaccTGGGGCAGGCCCAACAGCCACGCTGACCCCTGAGGGGGGGCTCCTGTCTCCTGCTGGCCGGCCGGcctgcccccccttcctccctgcttGCCGCTTccagctctgcagaagaaggccgaGGAGATCAACCGCCGCTCTGCAGACATGTGGAGTTTTGCCGTGCTGCTCTGGGAGCTGGTGACGCGGGAGGTGCCCTTCGCGGATCTTTCCAACATGGAGATTGGCATGAAGGTGAGGGGGGCACCAAGGGGGGGggtgctcaaccccccccccccccggggcctgCCGCACTTCCCTCCTGTGTGTGTCTGCCTTTCTTTCCTAGGTTGCCCTGGAGGGCCTGCGGCCCACCATCCCCCCCGGCATCTCCCCCCACATTTGCAAGTTGATGAAGATCTGCATGAACGAGGACCCAGCCAAGCGCCCCAAGTTCGACATGATCgtccccatcctggagaagatgcaggagaagtGAGGGGCGGGGGGAGTCTGCCTCCCTCTTCTGCGACGCTTGCGCCCTGCCCTGCCCAAGAAGtgcctttcgggggggggggggaggtgccaccACAGTGCAGCCCCTTCCCTGAGACCATACGGTACAGCTGGAGCCACTGCCTGGCCCCCCTCTTGCAGGAGCCGGGGGGCTTGCTTGCTGTAGCTGCCTTGTCCTTCAGTCCCTTGTAACCAGCCCCCCCTCACTGCTTCAACATGCCCCCCCCATAAGGCAAGCTCACGCTCTGCCGCCTGCAGCCACTGCCTCCGTCTGTGACTGTTTTTACTTTTTCTACGCAGCTCTGAGGCCACGAAATAAACGGTTATTATTAAAGGACACTCTGTGGgtcgcttcccttcccttcccatggtGGGGCGCACGACAGCCAGCGTGTCACAGCCCTTGAAGCCGCCCCATGGGCAGGAGGGCTCAGCCAGGGCAGCAGTGGAGTCGTGTGCCCTCCTTCCTCAGCAGGGCAGCAGTGGGCAGGGTGAGCTTCTCGGAGAGGGTGCCTGCTTGGCTGCTCAGGCACACGCATcaagtgccccccccctgccATCACAGCCGAtggagggagaagcagaggtggcctgCCATCCCCTTCCTCTGCCAGGAGGCCGTGTAGTTTGCAGGGCAAGCGCAAGCCTCAGCCTGCATGGGCACTTCTGCCAAAAGAGGTTAACGGGCCCTCTGCCACTCCACTGGGCGGCCCTCACAAACCCCGTTGTGCTGCAGACCAGCCCCCTCCGCCCTCTTGCTTTCCTTTTCCACTGGTTTGAGGAGGACGCAGCTGGAAGGGGCCCTCCTGTCGGACCTCCTGAGCAGCCAGTGGGGTgctgcaacaaaaaaggctaatgtgctCAACAGAGACATAATGTCCACGTCCTGCTGCACAGCGCGTGGTTCAGGCtgcccctggagtcttgtgtgtagttctggaggcctcccttCAAGAAGGAGGTGGGCAAAATGaagcgggtgcagaggagggtgacaaggatgctcaggggcctggagaccaagcagcCCCAGCAGGAGAGGCtgaggaggggggcagggagctgttcctgtcagCAGCAGacgaggagaggactcacaacagtgggtttaaattaagacTGGGAAGGTACAGGCTGGATGTTAAGGGGGGAAATTGCAGGAGGAGTAGAATCAGCTCCCtcaggtggtgagctccccccctccctggcagtcttgaagcagcagctggacaagccctagtcaggggtggccaaacttgcccaaCACAAGAGCCAAGtggaataaacctcagatgtgggagagccacaagacaggaaagaaagaggaaaggaaaaagcAGATGGGAAGAAATCAACTTCTCAAAGCCAACcgaggggggcttcaagagccacatgtggctcccgtttggccacccctgctctaggctgacccTGCACTGAGAGCAGGAGGCTGGCCTGtctggctccttccaactctgattctgtggtTCAGGGGCAGAGTTAAaggcatgcggggggggggggggggcggggaaggagcTCAAGCAAAGTCAATTCACTCCACCGCCTATTCAAAAACAGGTGTCGCCCTTTAATAGCatcatcacacacacaaaaagacatCAGCTGGCCACTTAAATGCTCCCATGCGAGGCGTCTGGACAGCTCCCTTGTGAAGGAACTAGAAtacagactgccccccccccagcacaccaACCTGCACTCAGTGGAAGCTCCTCCTTAGCGAAAGAACCCAGCAGAGGCATCCTGGCCCCTGCTCACTGGGAACAGCCCCACGGTTACATGAGAAATGCTCACCCAAGCGCAAGACCACTTCCTCTCTGAGCAGCCTGCCTAGAAGGCAATTCAGCCTCGGTGGTCGTTGGGGTCAAACAGCTCTAGGAGAACACAAACAAACCTGCTGCCAACAGTCTGGGGGAGATAACGGGTGCTGGGGAGGGCACGACAAGCCACACATCCTGGCCCAGGGTCCCTTGCTcctagcagcagcagccagaaggggggaggggatgcaGATCCACGTGGTCTCAGGAAAGCACTTTAATGTTATGGTGACCAGCACCACCGGGAGCGGGGGGAGCGCCAGGAGTCCAGAAGGTGCCTGTGCTGCTCTGCACCTAAGTGAAGTAGTGCGGCTTCTTGACGTTGATCCCGTACTCTGCCAGCGCTGGAGCCAGGTCCTCCATGGTCAGCGTGTACTTCTTGTCCTGCGGGGAGGAAGAGCTGGCTCAGAGAAGGGCAGCgtgccacttccccccccccccccatgccgccTTTCTGCTCCCTGGAGGAAGCCTGAGAAGTGTGCCGCTGGCTGCCGATGCAAGAGGCTTGCCTCTGTCACACAAtgctcaaagcagcttatcacAAGGAAACAGGCGCAGTTAAAACAGGTGACACACATCAAGTTGAAACCACAACTCTGGCAGTGTTTGTGACCACCACTTGCCAGTCACATCAGCATGATTCCACTTTGTGCTTTTTATGAAAGTGAGTGCTGGAGCTTTCTGTCCTCTTCCTCAGAGGGAGAGCAGCCATTCACAACTgcggaggggtggtggtggtggtgattgaGTGGCTTTCACAAGCAGAGGGGACCACTGGTAAAGAGGGGCCCATTGCCCTCAGCTGGCACCCAGGATCATATGGGAAAAGGGGGTCCCATTAACTGTGTATGCCCCACGCCACAAAGGAATTCAAAAGCAACAACCACATAAGAACACctggagctgccttctactgaatcagaccccctgggtctatccaagtcagtcttgtctacttagactgacagctgctctccagggtctgcagctgaggtttttcacgcctacttgcccggaccctttttagctggagatgccggggattgaaccggggaccttctgtttcccaagcagatgctctgccactgggtcactgtagctctccagggcctccagctgaggtttttcacgcttacttgcctggagcctttttagctggagatgctggggattgaacctgggaccttctgcttaccgagcaggtgctctaccactgagccagcctccctccccaaccagcaccttgaactgtgAAGCTGCCCAAGCACACGTCACACGGTCACTGGGACGTGAACTGGTCAATCGCCCAGTGCCAGCATTCTATAGCACCTGAGATTTGTGAGCGCTTTTGAAGGGCAGCCCTACATCTCATCCCATACATACTGCCAGCATGAAGGTTTAAGCTTCTAGCAGCAAGGCTGAGGAGAGTGTGGTCAACCTGATTCAGGCAGGAGGCCCCTTGAGACCCCAGGGAGCGGCTTTGGAGCGCTGACCTTTGCCTTGTTGCGGGAGCTCCCCGAGGCAGTGCCCTTCATCTTGCAGTGCTGCAGGGCGTCGTTGGCGATGTCCGAGATGAACTTCTGGGCAGCCAAGGAGATGAGGCGGATGCTGTGGGCAAAAGCTCCGGGTGAAGCAGAGGGCTACAGAGccgcttcttgggggggggggggggggcagggaaggccTGTGGGCCCAGACCCTTCCCCATCTCTCCTCCGcggtgggagagggctgccacggGGTCTGCAGggggcctcctcctccctcccctccccacgggggggggggggcctggccGCCTTACATGCGGGGGTCTGCAGCCTCGAAGCCTGCGCGGTTGAGGTAGTAGCCGGTGACGGCGTCGGGGATCTGCgggcagagagggggggggggttagagggGTGGGggccccttctccctcccccctccctcccttccccggggcgggggggggcaccgTGGGCGTGTAGTcctccagctgcagcaggaagtcgACGAGGGGGGCGctggagggggcggcggcggggggggcggCGCTCTTGGCGTCCCCGTTGGGGGCTCCTGCGGGCGGCACGAAGACCCCGTTGGAGAGGATGGCGGCGGCGGGGCCCTcggggggggaggcggcggcacctgcggggggggagggagggagggggcggagtCAGCGACCTTCGAGGGGAGGCGGCCccgcccccactcccccccccacccaccggcTGCTGCTGCGGCTGCGGCTCCTGCGGGGGCGGCGGAGGCGGCGGGGCTGCCCTTGGCGGCGGCGGCTTccgcggggggggcggggggcggcgccggcgggggggcgggggggccgGCGGGGGGGTCGGACTCCAGGAGGCTCCCGGCGGCGGCGCTCATCGCGGCGGGAAAGGCAGCGGGGCGCATGCGCCTTGGCCGCCCTGCCCCGGAAGTGCTCCGGGAAGGCCCTCCGCCGTCACTTCCTGTcccgcccgcctgcctgcctgcctgcctgccgagggagggagggagcgcggAGACGGGGGCGGGGCCGGAAGAGCCTCAGTCG is a genomic window of Heteronotia binoei isolate CCM8104 ecotype False Entrance Well unplaced genomic scaffold, APGP_CSIRO_Hbin_v1 ptg000881l, whole genome shotgun sequence containing:
- the TAF10 gene encoding transcription initiation factor TFIID subunit 10 translates to MRPAAFPAAMSAAAGSLLESDPPAGPPAPPPAPPPAPPAEAAAAKGSPAASAAPAGAAAAAAAGGWGGEWGRGRAAASPPEGPAAAILSNGVFVPPAGAPNGDAKSAAPPAAAPSSAPLVDFLLQLEDYTPTIPDAVTGYYLNRAGFEAADPRIIRLISLAAQKFISDIANDALQHCKMKGTASGSSRNKAKDKKYTLTMEDLAPALAEYGINVKKPHYFT